cagaggggcagcagcaacAGTGTGTCGTGTGgggagctcaggctgctctgaatGATGTGCTAAGGACCCTTCTTCCACCTCCTGCTCCCAGACACACCAAGGGAGGCCTCTACCACTGATTTATCAGCCCCCTTTCCTGCTTTTCCATCTCATTTGCTCCTGAGCCCTGGCCAgcttcagcagcctctccaaGGCCAGGTGGATAGATAGGGTGCTTCATGCTTCCCTAGGAGTTTGTGCAGCAGGGTACACTGGAAACAGTGGGTGGAGAGGTATGTGCATTAATGCCCCTGGAGCCTGCCCCTGAAATATGTACCACAACAGGGGTTAGGCTGTCGTGTGGATTCCCTGATACTGTGGGCAGGGTGTTTGGCCAGGCAGTGGTGGCTTCTCAGTGCAGAGGTTTCTTTTACAGTATAATGAGctatttttgtgtgtgcatgCCCACAGCGGTGTCCCCTGTGTGCCAGCTCTGTTGCTGGACTCTGACCCCCAAGTATCCTTCACCTCTACCTCAGCACCTCTGGTTAGCTGGAGGCAGACATCCATCACAGTGTGAGCCTAGAGACTGAATGTGGAAGCACACTGGTTGGTGCTGCTGACAGAGGGTGGGTCGGAGCTGTCACATGGCTGCCAAAGAGCTACACTGCTGGCATGAACGTGCCCCTGGTGAGCAGCCAAATTTAGGCacagccacctcctgcccctgAAGCAAGTTTTGGCTGCGCGGGTTGAACCAACCTACATACCTCAGGCAGGCACTTCTCTGTTGTCATTTTTCAAGCCAGGCTCAGCAACAATCTCAGCTGAAGGTGGGGTGTGAATGCAGAGCCAAGTTCCCATGTTGCTTTCTGGGGCCAGAAGTGCACTGCTCTTTTGTAAGCTTTCCCACCTCTCTGCTTGGTGGGAGGAAAAGCAGGGCCAAGCACATAGCATCCTGTTGGTACCCTAAACAAGATCTCATTGGATGGGTGCTCTCATTCTGCCCTGCCAGTACCATTGTGGTGCCCAAGCAGTACAGTGTCTATGGTCTCTTCCTTCTGGCCAGGCATCTGGGAGGAGCCATTTCTATGCTGGTGGTagtcagcagccacctcctcctcaccagcacagggcgtatccatgccatggccttgtcTGGAGCAGGGGTAGAGGTTCATGCTAGGATACTCCTGGGCTAGGGAGAATCCCAGTCCTGACAGTGGTGCATCTCCAGAGCTGAGGCCCAGGCAAACACCACTGGAACCCAAAAAAAATCCTGCTGGCCCTGGTTGTTCAGGTTTAATAATGTTGTAGTGCTTGATGGATTCACGTTCCATTCCTCAGATCACACTGAATGCCTCAGCCTGTTCCTGTcttatgagagtggtgaggagcCTTCATCAAGCCCTGGCAGCATGCCAGCAAGGGCAATCCCATCATCAGGGCAGGAGGGTTCGTACTCTGGTTCTGTTTTGTCCCTGCGGTGCTgcttgcttccttttttttctttttttttttcccctcccctcacaGATGCTGTGGTAAAACCGTGTGCACCCCACGTTTGGGGCAAGCAACAAACCTACGTCATGTGTTTTCACTTTCTCTGTTTCCTTGCCTCCACATGTTAGAACTGTGCAGCGCCGGTGCACTTTCCGTTTGGTAGAAACAGAAGGCGCTTGGTCTCCAGCGGAGATGGCAACAGACAGTTTGTACGGGTGCCACAAAAATATTTTGGTTTTTGGTGAAGCAGGTCCTCCTCCCTGATTTCCAGACATTTCTCTTCGGGGTGTAGTTTGGCTAGAGGAACCCCTCTGGCAGTTTCTAGACAGCAACAGGGCTAAGTGGGGATTTCCCAAAATGTGTCCAGCAAATGTTTGGGATTTAAAAGTGTGTTGGGGACTCTCACCCATGCCGGGCACCAGCATGTTAACCCAGGTCCTGCTGGGGACATAGTCCCAGAGGTTTGGTATTGACAGCAGAGTTGCGGCTTTGCTAATTTGCTGGCACGTCCCTCCTACGGGCCATGCTGAGgaggagcacagcctggggctgcgGAGGAGACCAtgctcacactgctgctttggcagctgATACGGGGCGCTGCTGGCCAGGACGACAAGCTCCCGGCAGCACAGGGGCTCGGGATGGCTATCGCCTCCCTTGAGAGGGGCAAGCGCACGGACCGGCGCTGAGCTAGTGAGAGGCAGAGATGGTCGCCGCAGGTCCCTCCCAGGGAGCGGTGCGGGCCgtgagctgcagcagttcttggctgtcccctctgctctgacGGGCAGCTCAGAAATAGCAGCTGGCCCAGTTCTCCCGCCCCCGTGGCCCAGATCTCTAAGAACGGAGGTTGCTCgcacagcaacagcaacagcagcagcagcatcaggcACTGCATTTAGCCCATGAGCTCAAACAGCGGGAGAAGCTGCCAGCAggatcccagcctggctgggtgaCGCTCCTGCTTGGAGACTGCGCTGCAGGCTCTGTTTGTTGCTGTAAAcaggctctctgctgcagcttccctgttACTATCTATAGCCGCGATCTCTTGGCTCCCGTGCAAGGCGAGTCTGCGGTctggctcccagctcagcctgacCTGAGCCAGGGCTGCCTGACATCCCCGTCGTGGGTGGGTGTCTCCGGGCTTCGCTGCAACAAGgatcaaaacaaaacccaaactagAGGAAAGGACGAGCCTCACCCCTCACTCGTCGCCGGTGTTTTCCCGGTGGCCCCTTTCCCGTGCTCTTAGCGGGTGTCCCAGCATCCCTGGGCATTGCTCCCAAGTGCTCCCAAACTTCATGGGGGGCTGCGCCCTGCCACGCTTTCCAGGGAGGGCTTCCCGGCGCTTTCTACTGTCACCCTCGCTCTCGACCATTACTCTGCACATGTAATAGACAACTAAAGGGTGTCATATAATGCATTCCTCGTTGCAGGGCTGAGGGTTACGTCAGGCTTTCCGTGTCCCATGTCCAGATACAGGCAGATCTCGCTCTGTGCAGGTGAGGGGTTTTGACCTGCGAATGCAAAGCGCATCCCTGCCGGTCCGGCCCGCTGCGGGCCCCGACCTCCGTCCCTGCTTTTGCCGCCTCCCTTGGAGAACCTTCTCGGCGACCGGGTTACACAAGGGCCTCATCAGACCCTGGGGAGGGGTTCACCTGTGGCAGGACGCCGCCTGTGAGGGCAGTGTTGATGAACCAGGGCCTCAGCCGCGTTAAGCGTTTTGAAGGGGGCGAGGGGggatgggagggagggggaCGCCGCGTTCCGTCCCGTCGCGCCCCGTCCGCGCCGCCCGCCGCActtggctgcagcctggagcgCTTCCCGTCAGTCACGCCCCCTCGCACAGGATGTATCCCATATAAGGATATCTGCGTCAGTGGGTTCCCGAGCCCGGCCGTACCACTCCGCACGGGGGGGGGAACCCCGCCGCCTCTCCCCCGCTTACCGCGCCTGACGCTCCCCCCACCCCGGCGGCCGCTTGCCGCCCCTCGCCGCATCTCTGTTCCGCGGGAGGCGGTGGCGGGCAGCGCGCGGGACGGCCCCAGGGATCGTGAGGGGCGGGTGCGGGGCGGGCGGCTCCCCCGCGGGCGCGGGTGCCGCGTCCCCAGTGACGTCGGCGGGAGGGTATAAAAGGGAGGCGCCGCGCGGTACTCCAGCGGCAGAGGTAGCCCCAGCGGCAGAGCAGAGCGACGCGAACCGGATCGGACAGAGGGACGCACGCAATCGGCCCCCTCCTCGCCTGCTTCCCAAGGGCGCTCCGCTACATTCGCATCACCTCGCACTACCGACTTGCGCATACTGAGCCGACATGATGTACCAGGGCTTCGCCGGAGAGTATGAGGCACCTTCCTCCCGCTGCAGCAGCGCTTCCCCGGCCGGGGACAGCCTCACCTACTACCCCTCCCCGGCAGACTCCTTCTCTAGCATGGGCTCGCCTGTCAACCCGCAGGTGAGGTGCCAAGCATGCCGGCTGCGCCCTCGCCGTGGGGTGGGAACACACAAGaggggacgggacgggacgggaccgTGGGACGGGAACGGGAGGCGCGGCTCTCACCGATGCCCGTGGAAGAGAGAGACCGCTATGAGTTGCCCCTGAGCAGGGGAAGGGGccggggggggtgtgtgtgtgtgtgtgtttcgtTCGCGGTGAGGTGGGCGGGGGGAGCCGTGGCCCTGGCCGCGCTCTGCGGCGGGTGTGTAAAGCGGCTTCATTGATAAAACGCGAGTTCATTGAGGAGACTCCGGAGCAGCGTCTGCGTCAGCGCGGACGTCAGAGATATTTATAACAGGCCGCTCTCGTGTGGAGCCGGCGCTGGCAGCGCGGCGCCGCGGCCGGTTCGGCCCCGGGGACGGCGGGGAGCGCTCCGGGCGCCCCGCTGACAGCAGCCCCTCCTATTCTTATGTCCTGCAGGACTTCTGCGCTGACCTGGCCGTCTCCAGTGCCAGCTTCGTGCCCACAGTGACGGCCATCTCCACTAGTCCCGACCTGCAGTGGCTGGTGCAGCCGACCCTTATCTCCTCGGTGGCCCCCTCTCAGAGCCGCGGGCACCCCTATGGTGTGTCAGCGCCTGCCCCCGCCGCCTACCCTcgccctgcagtgctgaaggCGCCGAGCGGCCGCGGGCAGAGCATCGGCCGCAGGGGCAAAGTCGAGCAGGTGAGAAGGGACCAAAGTTATGGGGGAGTATGCAGGGGTGAATGGGAAGGTGTGGCcggcaggctgccctgagcggGTGACACCAGGCTGGCAGCGGTACTGAGCGATCTCTCTCTGCCCGCAGCTGtccccagaggaggaggagaagagaagaatccGCCGGGAAAGGAACAAGATGGCAGCAGCCAAGTGCCGCAACCGGCGGCGGGAGCTTACGGACACCCTGCAGGCGGTAAGTGATGCCCGGGAGGCGAGTGTATGGGGGCGTGGGGGTGGCAAGAGGGGGAGTACTCTAGCCGAGGGTGATGCTGATCCTTTCtaacagctctgctttctctaTAGGAGACTGatcagctggaggaggagaagtcTGCGCTGCAGGCAGAGATCGCTAACctgctgaaggagaaagagaagctggAGTTCATCCTGGCAGCC
This genomic interval from Pogoniulus pusillus isolate bPogPus1 chromosome 1, bPogPus1.pri, whole genome shotgun sequence contains the following:
- the FOS gene encoding protein c-Fos, producing the protein MMYQGFAGEYEAPSSRCSSASPAGDSLTYYPSPADSFSSMGSPVNPQDFCADLAVSSASFVPTVTAISTSPDLQWLVQPTLISSVAPSQSRGHPYGVSAPAPAAYPRPAVLKAPSGRGQSIGRRGKVEQLSPEEEEKRRIRRERNKMAAAKCRNRRRELTDTLQAETDQLEEEKSALQAEIANLLKEKEKLEFILAAHRPACKMPEELRFSEELAAGSVLDLGTPSPPVAEEAAFALPLMAEAPSAVQPKETSGGGLELKAEPFDELLFSTGPREASRSVPDMDLPGTSSFYASDWESLGAGTSSELEPLCTPVVTCTPCPSTYTSTFVFTYPEADAFPSCAAAHRKGSSSNEPSSDSLSSPTLLAL